The following coding sequences lie in one Equus asinus isolate D_3611 breed Donkey chromosome 1, EquAss-T2T_v2, whole genome shotgun sequence genomic window:
- the LOC106837315 gene encoding UL16-binding protein 1-like isoform X2 — MAWEAGQECEEGEERGPWGECRRTTSGPAPRTLVSVGPVGPAAGSPSLLHAAMWWTAGSKFTLGLLPLLLLPQRAWALAAKALSLSYNFTVLPKASRGQPWCEVQGQVHEKTFLSYDCGSQEVKSLSLLGEEVKGMRAWQEQMETLRDVGDFLRQQLLDLKLEKYTDRAKWESPSEQVMRLDPLPLQGRMLCQWRANGRTRASWQFGFQGQTFLRFDSKNGTWTVLHPGGRRMKEKWESDRHVTKFFWNISMGDCRSWLDCFMVHWEKMLETTASPTVATVKGQSRASVITPIAWVLLVTLTCSILIDL, encoded by the exons ATGGCCTGGGAAGCTGGCCAGGAGTGCGAGGAGGGCGAGGAGAGGGGGCCCTGGGGTGAATGTCGGCGGACAACGTCTGGCCCCGCGCCCAGAACACTTGTGTCAGTGGGGCCAGTGGGACCGGCAGCTGGGTCCCCGTCCCTGCTGCATGCAGCAATGTGGTGGACTGCAGGCTCCAAGTTCACTCTGggtctcctgcccctgctcctgctccctcaGCGGGCCTGGGCCCTGGCGGCAA aagctctctctctttcctataACTTCACCGTCCTCCCTAAGGCCAGCCGTGGACAACCTTGGTGTGAGGTTCAAGGCCAGGTCcatgaaaagacttttctttcctaTGACTGTGGGAGCCAGGAGGTCAAATCCTTGagtctcctgggagaggaggtgAAAGGCATGAGGGCCTGGCAAGAACAGATGGAAACGCTGAGAGACGTGGGGGACTTTCTCAGACAGCAACTGCTGGACCTTAAACTAGAGAAATACACGGACAGGGCTAAGTGGGAAAGTCCAAGTGAGCAGGTTATGAGGTTAG accCTCTCCCGCTGCAGGGCAGGATGCTGTGTCAGTGGAGAGCCAATGGGCGCACACGTGCATCCTGGCAGTTCGGCTTCCAAGGACAGACATTCCTCCGCTTTGATTCCAAGAATGGAACCTGGACAGTGCTTCACCCTGGAGGCAGACGGATGAAAGAGAAGTGGGAGAGTGACAGGCATGTGACTAAGTTCTTCTGGAACATCTCCATGGGAGACTGCAGGAGCTGGCTTGATTGTTTCATGGTGCACTGGGAGAAAATGCTGGAGACAACAG cATCACCAACTGTGGCCACAGTTAAAGGCCAATCCAGGGCCTCAGTCATCACCCCCATCGCCTGGGTCCTCCTGGTGACCCTCACCTGCTCTATCCTCATTGACCTCTGA
- the LOC106837315 gene encoding UL16-binding protein 1-like isoform X1, with protein MGTLPSHLTTKGPLIPLPEDTVQQRPPRLVPRTWSSRVWIRGRGFCQADTSCSSPSFCIKGGALGWNCWVGRQVWVMHAVQPSPSETLWLSLRGGGGWGGLGVPSPYPKPHLCFSFTEALSLSYNFTVLPKASRGQPWCEVQGQVHEKTFLSYDCGSQEVKSLSLLGEEVKGMRAWQEQMETLRDVGDFLRQQLLDLKLEKYTDRAKWESPSEQVMRLDPLPLQGRMLCQWRANGRTRASWQFGFQGQTFLRFDSKNGTWTVLHPGGRRMKEKWESDRHVTKFFWNISMGDCRSWLDCFMVHWEKMLETTASPTVATVKGQSRASVITPIAWVLLVTLTCSILIDL; from the exons ATGGGAACTCTCCCCAGTCACCTCACTACCAAGGGACCCCTTATCCCCTTGCCTGAGGACACAGTCCAGCAAAGGCCTCCACGCCTTGTCCCCAGAACCTGGAGTAGCAGGGTTTGGATTCGGGGGCGTGGATTCTGCCAGGCAGACACCTCCtgttcctccccctccttctgcaTCAAGGGAGGGGCACTAGGCTGGAACTGCTGGGTGGGCAGGCAGGTCTGGGTGATGCATGCTGTGCAGCCCAGCCCTTCAGAGACTCTCTGGCTGTCCctgaggggtggtggggggtgggggggcctagGGGTTCCTTCTCCCTACCCCAAACCTCACCTGTGTTTTTCCTTCACAgaagctctctctctttcctataACTTCACCGTCCTCCCTAAGGCCAGCCGTGGACAACCTTGGTGTGAGGTTCAAGGCCAGGTCcatgaaaagacttttctttcctaTGACTGTGGGAGCCAGGAGGTCAAATCCTTGagtctcctgggagaggaggtgAAAGGCATGAGGGCCTGGCAAGAACAGATGGAAACGCTGAGAGACGTGGGGGACTTTCTCAGACAGCAACTGCTGGACCTTAAACTAGAGAAATACACGGACAGGGCTAAGTGGGAAAGTCCAAGTGAGCAGGTTATGAGGTTAG accCTCTCCCGCTGCAGGGCAGGATGCTGTGTCAGTGGAGAGCCAATGGGCGCACACGTGCATCCTGGCAGTTCGGCTTCCAAGGACAGACATTCCTCCGCTTTGATTCCAAGAATGGAACCTGGACAGTGCTTCACCCTGGAGGCAGACGGATGAAAGAGAAGTGGGAGAGTGACAGGCATGTGACTAAGTTCTTCTGGAACATCTCCATGGGAGACTGCAGGAGCTGGCTTGATTGTTTCATGGTGCACTGGGAGAAAATGCTGGAGACAACAG cATCACCAACTGTGGCCACAGTTAAAGGCCAATCCAGGGCCTCAGTCATCACCCCCATCGCCTGGGTCCTCCTGGTGACCCTCACCTGCTCTATCCTCATTGACCTCTGA